Genomic DNA from Clostridium sp. BJN0013:
GGATGGCAAAGCAGTTATTCAGATTGATAGACGCGAAGGCGCGGACGTTGCCCTCCGGACGGATGGAACCGATTTTGACGTCCAATTTCATGGGAAGCGGCTGCTCCGCGGCGGTCTGTGCGGATTCCTGCGGGCTCTTGGCGGTTACCTGTGCTTTACTCATGGTTGTTTCCTCCTTATATATTTGTGGATTAAAAAAAGCAGCCTTCCGGCTGCGGTTGACGGTGTTACAGGCTCATCTCCGGTCCCTGGTACAGTTCCTGCTCGGGCGGCTGAAAGGAAATCTCCCGGAAACCGAAGCGGTCAACATAGTGGAAGGAGCTGCCAGACTCATCGTACAGTTCCACTACGTCCGACATGGAAAGGCTGTGCCCCTCATAACCGGAGGGCTGGTCTATATTAAACTTGGTGAAGAGTTCCTCCAGATCGTTGGTTTCCACCTCGCCGTCATAGACCACGCTGTAATTGCCCGGATCAGGTTCTCCGAAACGCTCCAGCATCTCGTCATACCCGATGAATTTCATCATGATATCCGCGTCGGGCTTGAGCTGATGTACCCTGCACTTTTTCAGCACCTGCAGGTTGCCCTCCTGGTCGAGTTTTCCCTCCGCCAGACGTTCGAAGGTACCGGGCGTCCATTCCACATCAAGGCCCCTGTTGTTGGACAGATAGAATTTAAGCTCGTCGTTTTCGAACATGGGATCAACCACAGCCCTGTCCTTTTCGATATATCCCGCAGTGTTTCCATAGTAGAGAATGCGGTTGTTTTTGATTTGGATGCCGTTCATGGGGCTTCCTCCTCGTATAATAATTTTTGTAAGGTTTTGATGATACATTTTCCAGTTATAAACCTTACCTGAACTTATGCCATATACCATAAATTAACTGGAAATTTTCTTGTGTGCTTCAGAGTCATTTACGTTGTTTGGCTCATTGTACCTTGATAATTTTATTTTGCTTTTATCTAATGCCTGTGTAACAATAGCTTTAGGCCATTGAGAGCGGTTCTGCTTTCTCCTGTAGGATCTTTATGGTCGCTTCTTGTAAAGTCAGTTCCCCTGGCCTGGTGTTAGCTTTAAACCGCTGGGTGTTTGTCCGGCATCCTTTCTCCTATATGGCAGTTCAAGGAGCCGTGCATGGAGGATTCCGGAGCGTATTCTAATTGCGAGGATGTTGATGCGCCAGGTACCACGGGCATTAGTTAAATTTTAATGGCCTGCAAATTTAACAGGAAGGAGATGATTTCATTGTCAAATTCATTACTGGTCGGTATTGATGTCAGTCTCAACGACAACAAAGTCCGTATCCTCCATCCTGATGGAACCAGTCTTTCAAAGTTTGTTGTTGCAAACTCCGTTCCCGGTGCAAAAACCCTTTCCCAGAGGGTTGCTGGAATTGCGGAGAAGAACAGCTTTGATTCCATTGTAATCGGTCTTGAATCTACTTCTGTCTATGGTGATCCTCTTGTCTACTTCCTAAAGCAAGATGCCTCTGTGAATAGATTCAACACTAAAATCCATGTGCTTAATCCAACACAGGTAAACAAGTTTAAAATGATGTACCCTGACCTCCCAAAAACCGATGATATAGATGCATGGGTTATTGCAGAGCATCTACGCTTCGGGCGCATTAACAAGGAGGTTTACATGGATGACCGTTACAAAGCACTTCAAAAGCTTACAAAGGCTAGATTCCATACGGTTCAAAACCTTGCAAGGGAGAAAAACTGGTTCCTCAACAACCTTTTCCTGAAATTTTCTTCCCTTGCACAAGAGAAGATCTTCTCAGACAGGTTTGGAGCTACGTCCAGCAGCATCATTGAAGAATTCTTTTCTGTTGATGAAATCTCTTATATGCCAATTGAAGAGTTGGCCGAGTTCATCAACAAAAAGGGTAAAGGCCGTTTCGAAAACCCTGATGAAATTGCAGCTGCTGTCCAAAAGGCTGCCAGAAGTTCCTACCGTCTCCCAAAGACGGTTGCGGACTCTGTTAATCAGGTACTTGCCGTATCCATGGTTGCCATGAAAGCATACAAGGAACAGCTTAAAATCTTTGATAAGGCTATAGAGGAACAGATAAAGCTTATTCCTAATCCTTTGACCTCTATCAAAGGAATTGGCCCTGTATATTCTGCTGGAATCATAGCAGAAATTGGTGATATTCATCGTTTCAAGGATCAAGCAGCATTGGCCAAGTTTGCGGGTATTGCCTGGACCAAGCACCAATCAGGCAATTTCACGGCTGCACATACTCAATTGATTAAATTCGGCAATCGATATTTGCGTTACTACATCATGGAAGCCACTAACAAAGTGAGAATGCACGATCATGAGTTCAAACGCTTCTATGACTTAAAGTACAGCCAAACCCCCAAAACGCCACACAAACGAGCACTTGCACTAACTGCCAGAAAATTTGTCCGCCTTGTCTATGCTCTTCTGCATAGCAATCGGCTTTATACTCCGCCAAAAGGAGAGTAATTTCCAATTGGCATTCCACTTCCTACCATATCTTACAAGTAAATTGTGGTAGGTTTATTGGGGAGTTCTTTCTTTATACTTTTTGGTGCCTATACATCCTGTTTTCATAAAACTTTTTTCCATTCACCTCTTGACATTTAACCGCTGGACTTTCCCGGCGCAATCGCCGTATTACTGAAAATAGAAGGTGACGGAATGCAGAACATTCTCTGCCCATTCTGCCTGCTTCCATATTTTCAAAATGATTTGCTTAATCCTAATCGTAAAGTCAAGTGTCAGTTCATGGGAAACGGTTCGCGCGTTCGCCCAAGCCAAACCGAATTTGGCGGTAAGAGCTAGA
This window encodes:
- a CDS encoding YodL domain-containing protein; the encoded protein is MNGIQIKNNRILYYGNTAGYIEKDRAVVDPMFENDELKFYLSNNRGLDVEWTPGTFERLAEGKLDQEGNLQVLKKCRVHQLKPDADIMMKFIGYDEMLERFGEPDPGNYSVVYDGEVETNDLEELFTKFNIDQPSGYEGHSLSMSDVVELYDESGSSFHYVDRFGFREISFQPPEQELYQGPEMSL
- a CDS encoding IS110 family transposase encodes the protein MISLSNSLLVGIDVSLNDNKVRILHPDGTSLSKFVVANSVPGAKTLSQRVAGIAEKNSFDSIVIGLESTSVYGDPLVYFLKQDASVNRFNTKIHVLNPTQVNKFKMMYPDLPKTDDIDAWVIAEHLRFGRINKEVYMDDRYKALQKLTKARFHTVQNLAREKNWFLNNLFLKFSSLAQEKIFSDRFGATSSSIIEEFFSVDEISYMPIEELAEFINKKGKGRFENPDEIAAAVQKAARSSYRLPKTVADSVNQVLAVSMVAMKAYKEQLKIFDKAIEEQIKLIPNPLTSIKGIGPVYSAGIIAEIGDIHRFKDQAALAKFAGIAWTKHQSGNFTAAHTQLIKFGNRYLRYYIMEATNKVRMHDHEFKRFYDLKYSQTPKTPHKRALALTARKFVRLVYALLHSNRLYTPPKGE